The following coding sequences lie in one Methanobrevibacter sp. genomic window:
- a CDS encoding peptidylprolyl isomerase: protein MAIDNGDFVRVNFTGKIKETEDVFDTTYDEIAQEAGIFDENKTYKPIPIVVGGNHLLPAIEEAIIGLEEGETKHIEVDSDNAFGPRDPKMIQLVPMKEFKKQGMTPFPGMKIQSEGATGKILTVNGGRVKVDFNHELAGKDLVYDVEVTEVIEDEEEKIKSMIELHYSNPNVDIDKTEIDINDGIVNIKLDEMSKFDQQSYMDVTFARFRIAKDIWDNIEEVTKVNFVDEFEKREESDDEEAEEE, encoded by the coding sequence ATGGCAATAGATAACGGAGATTTTGTAAGAGTAAACTTTACTGGTAAAATAAAAGAAACTGAAGACGTATTCGATACTACTTATGATGAAATTGCACAAGAAGCTGGAATTTTCGATGAAAACAAAACTTACAAACCAATCCCAATTGTTGTAGGTGGAAACCACTTATTACCTGCAATTGAAGAAGCAATTATCGGTTTAGAAGAAGGAGAAACCAAACATATTGAAGTAGATTCCGACAATGCTTTCGGACCAAGAGACCCTAAAATGATTCAATTAGTACCTATGAAAGAATTTAAAAAACAAGGCATGACTCCTTTCCCAGGTATGAAAATCCAATCCGAAGGCGCAACCGGTAAAATCTTAACCGTAAACGGTGGAAGAGTAAAAGTTGACTTCAACCATGAATTAGCAGGAAAAGACTTAGTTTACGATGTTGAAGTAACCGAAGTCATTGAAGATGAAGAAGAAAAAATCAAAAGTATGATTGAGTTACATTACTCCAACCCTAATGTTGACATTGACAAAACTGAAATTGACATCAATGATGGTATTGTAAACATCAAATTAGATGAAATGTCCAAATTCGACCAACAATCCTACATGGACGTTACCTTCGCTAGATTCAGAATAGCTAAAGACATTTGGGATAACATCGAAGAAGTTACCAAAGTTAACTTTGTAGATGAATTCGAAAAAAGAGAAGAATCTGACGACGAAGAAGCTGAAGAAGAATAA